One window from the genome of Alphaproteobacteria bacterium encodes:
- a CDS encoding glycosyltransferase family 2 protein encodes MPQLSTAANPVLVFVPTYNDVEFLAAIAAAIEDLGGDFELLIVDDGSAVAIDVGDLDPAVSYFRLPGNFGLGICTHIAFDHALRKRHRAVVRIDADGQHPVERIPDLLAVLETGQADLVVGTRSNRHQGSGLRALTAQWVRIYLSLVTKLLTGGRSPQDVNSGFLAFNRKAAEVLNGYQLERYPEPQICALACRRGLRVAEVTIEQEPRRHGSSTLTLGQALRILYRFNIFVLAELLQKSRVE; translated from the coding sequence ATGCCCCAGCTTTCGACTGCCGCCAACCCGGTCCTGGTATTCGTGCCGACCTACAACGACGTCGAGTTCCTGGCTGCCATCGCGGCTGCGATCGAGGATCTCGGTGGCGATTTCGAATTGCTGATCGTCGACGATGGCTCGGCAGTGGCGATTGATGTCGGCGATCTCGACCCCGCCGTCTCCTATTTTCGCCTGCCTGGGAACTTCGGCCTGGGCATCTGCACCCACATCGCCTTCGACCACGCGCTGCGCAAGAGACACCGAGCCGTCGTCAGGATCGACGCCGACGGCCAGCATCCCGTCGAGCGGATACCCGATCTGCTGGCGGTGCTCGAGACGGGCCAGGCCGATCTGGTGGTGGGAACGCGAAGCAACCGCCATCAGGGCAGCGGCCTGCGGGCGCTGACGGCGCAGTGGGTACGCATCTACCTGTCGTTGGTGACCAAACTGCTAACAGGCGGGCGCTCGCCGCAAGACGTCAACTCGGGCTTCCTGGCCTTCAACCGGAAAGCCGCCGAGGTCCTCAACGGCTACCAACTGGAACGCTACCCGGAGCCGCAGATCTGTGCCCTGGCCTGCCGCCGGGGTCTCAGGGTGGCGGAGGTGACGATCGAACAGGAGCCCAGACGGCACGGTTCATCGACGTTGACGTTGGGGCAGGCCCTGCGCATCCTCTACCGCTTCAACATCTTCGTCCTGGCCGAACTGCTGCAGAAGTCGAGAGTCGAATGA